From a single Brassica napus cultivar Da-Ae chromosome C9, Da-Ae, whole genome shotgun sequence genomic region:
- the LOC111213215 gene encoding putative F-box protein At5g15670: MMMTTGSKKNKTTVTINPQASSYDVLPLDLLMEIIGRLPVKSIARFLLVCKLWATTIRSRDFIKSFPLGSCSSHEPRFLIAFNGLDKTEERNLKKKHWYFFSSAFISRSSCPLPIRVYRSHYVNGLLCIDYGQEQFIVNPTTGKSIALPRVRTRRKVVKSFFGYDSVSDEYKVLCMSEAHNGPNFLGPSSQHQIFTLGAKKRSWRMVECSIPHCPCSSGVCIDGVIYYMAKTGTANLSQLSLVSFDSRCDKFDLVTGVSPEILINENQFSHVVILNFEGKVAITTKTTHTFDVWVMDQNAEERKWLKKLTFSVEPWKSLFHSPSSVSIKGITQTGEFILVPYYYNSYDVYVGLYNHYTDTFRKVKAEGNEDNDFIKRNYVRGIFFSDCIESVRFL, from the coding sequence ATGATGATGACCACAGGCAGCAAAAAGAATAAAACCACCGTGACCATTAATCCACAGGCCTCAAGCTATGATGTACTCCCTCTGGACTTGCTGATGGAGATTATTGGGAGATTGCCTGTGAAATCCATAGCTAGGTTTCTTCTAGTATGCAAGTTATGGGCTACCACCATCCGCAGTCGagattttatcaaatctttcCCGCTTGGATCTTGTTCTTCTCATGAGCCTCGCTTCCTAATCGCCTTCAATGGTCTAGATAAAACTGAAGAAcgaaatctcaaaaaaaaacattggtaCTTCTTCTCGTCCGCTTTCATTTCGCGCTCATCATGTCCATTACCAATTCGTGTGTACCGTTCGCATTACGTGAATGGCTTACTCTGCATTGATTATGGTCAAGAGCAATTCATAGTTAACCCGACCACCGGTAAGTCCATAGCTTTACCTAGAGTTAGAACCAGAAGAAAGGTAGTAAAAAGTTTTTTCGGATATGATTCAGTTAGTGATGAGTATAAAGTATTGTGCATGTCGGAAGCACATAATGGTCCTAATTTTCTTGGACCGTCGTCCCAGCATCAAATATTCACATTGGGAGCTAAGAAAAGATCATGGAGAATGGTAGAATGTAGCATTCCTCATTGTCCTTGTTCTAGCGGTGTGTGCATAGATGGGGTTATATATTATATGGCTAAAACGGGCACTGCTAATTTGTCGCAACTCAGCTTAGTGAGTTTTGATTCGAGGTGTGACAAGTTTGATCTTGTTACTGGAGTGTCCCCAGAGATTCTAATAAATGAGAATCAATTTAGCCATGTTGTGATTTTAAACTTCGAAGGCAAAGTAGCAATAACCACTAAAACCACACACACGTTTGATGTGTGGGTTATGGATCAAAATGCTGAAGAACGTAAATGGTTGAAGAAACTTACTTTCAGCGTTGAACCTTGGAAGAGTTTATTTCATTCTCCTTCGTCTGTATCCATCAAAGGCATCACTCAGACGGGTGAGTTTATTTTGGTACCATACTATTACAATTCTTATGATGTCTATGTTGGCCTTTACAACCACTACACTGATACCTTTAGAAAAGTTAAGGCCGAAGGAAACGAAGACAATGACTTCATAAAGCGTAATTATGTGAGAGGAATATTTTTTTCGGATTGCATAGAGAGTGTTCGGTTTTTGTAG